One Nocardia iowensis DNA window includes the following coding sequences:
- a CDS encoding molybdopterin-dependent oxidoreductase encodes MTTHLTHWGAFEADSDGDRLTAVRPWRDDPEPMRLIENVASAQHHPTRVDQPYVRQGWLERGPGGTGRGDEPFVPVSWETALDLLSGELARVYREHGAEAVYGGSYGWASAGRFHHAQSQVHRFLNCLGGYVRHVNSYSLGVSTVLLPHVIGDIGWIMTQATSKESLVEHAELVVAFGGLSPKNSAVSPGGVSRHNTRGWIGAARARGCRFVSITPLRDDTPAEAAAEWLAPRPGSDAALMLALAQVLDAEGLADTEFLDKYTVGYERFVGYVRGEVDGIVKSPEWAAPITGLTVERIRTLAREMAAARTLVTVGWSLQRAQYGEQPLWLGVVLAAMLGQIGLPGGGFGHGYGSAASLGEPARKFSPPRLPQGPNGVDTFIPVARISDMLLNPGQSFEYNGQHLVYPDIRLVYWAGGNPFHHHQDLARLREAFTRPETVVVHDPFWTSTARHADIVLPSTMTIERDDYGAGENDRVFFAMKAITRPHGEARDDYAIFGELAERLGVGKEFTEGRTVVEWLRHLYEEWRQRHTEHDLPDFDTFWASEHIELPVPDPQQVLGADFRADPQRFPLTTPSGKIEIFSETIDSFGYADCPGHPVWLEPDEWLGGPAAAEFPLQLIANQPRSKLHSQLDVGAYSQSTKVAGREPVRLHPDDAAARGLRDGDVVRVFSKQGSCLAGLIIDDAVRQGVAQLSTGAWYDPDPTDPAFCRHGNPNVLTPDRPSSTLSQGSTGQLCLVDIERYEPDLPDLTVNRPPAIMINGT; translated from the coding sequence TCAAGGGTGGTTGGAGCGGGGGCCGGGCGGCACCGGGCGTGGGGACGAGCCGTTCGTGCCGGTGTCCTGGGAGACCGCGCTGGATCTGCTGTCGGGTGAGTTGGCGCGGGTGTATCGCGAGCACGGGGCCGAAGCCGTCTACGGCGGTTCCTACGGGTGGGCGAGTGCGGGGCGGTTTCATCATGCGCAGAGTCAGGTGCACCGGTTCCTGAACTGTCTGGGCGGGTATGTGCGCCACGTCAACAGCTACAGCCTCGGGGTGTCGACGGTGTTGCTGCCGCATGTGATCGGCGATATCGGCTGGATCATGACGCAGGCGACGTCGAAGGAGTCGCTGGTCGAGCACGCCGAGTTGGTGGTGGCGTTCGGCGGGTTGTCCCCGAAGAACTCGGCGGTGTCCCCGGGCGGTGTGTCTCGACACAACACGCGGGGCTGGATCGGTGCCGCGCGGGCGCGGGGTTGCCGATTCGTGTCGATTACGCCGCTGCGCGACGACACCCCGGCCGAGGCGGCGGCGGAATGGCTCGCCCCGCGGCCCGGCAGTGACGCGGCGTTGATGCTCGCGCTGGCCCAGGTGCTGGACGCCGAGGGGTTGGCGGACACGGAATTCCTGGACAAGTACACGGTGGGCTATGAGCGTTTCGTCGGCTATGTGCGCGGCGAGGTGGACGGCATCGTCAAGTCGCCGGAATGGGCCGCACCGATCACCGGTCTCACCGTCGAGCGCATCCGGACGCTCGCGCGCGAGATGGCCGCCGCGCGGACCTTGGTGACGGTCGGTTGGTCGCTACAGCGCGCGCAGTACGGTGAGCAGCCGCTGTGGTTGGGGGTGGTGCTCGCGGCGATGCTGGGCCAGATCGGGCTGCCCGGCGGCGGGTTCGGGCACGGTTACGGGTCGGCGGCGAGCCTGGGTGAGCCCGCTCGGAAATTCTCGCCGCCGCGGCTGCCGCAAGGACCGAACGGGGTCGACACGTTCATTCCGGTGGCGCGGATCTCCGACATGCTGCTCAATCCCGGCCAGTCCTTCGAATACAACGGGCAGCACCTGGTGTATCCCGACATTCGGCTGGTGTACTGGGCGGGCGGCAATCCCTTTCACCACCACCAGGATCTGGCCCGGCTGCGGGAGGCGTTCACCCGGCCCGAGACGGTGGTGGTGCACGATCCGTTCTGGACGTCGACCGCTCGGCACGCCGACATCGTGCTCCCCTCGACCATGACCATCGAACGCGACGACTACGGCGCGGGTGAGAACGACCGCGTGTTCTTCGCGATGAAGGCGATCACCCGTCCGCACGGCGAGGCGCGGGACGACTACGCCATCTTCGGTGAGTTGGCTGAACGTCTGGGTGTCGGAAAGGAATTCACCGAGGGCCGCACCGTCGTCGAATGGTTGCGCCACCTCTACGAGGAATGGCGGCAGCGGCACACTGAGCATGACCTGCCCGACTTCGACACCTTCTGGGCGAGCGAGCACATCGAATTGCCGGTGCCCGACCCGCAGCAGGTGCTCGGCGCGGACTTTCGCGCCGACCCGCAGCGGTTCCCGCTCACCACGCCCAGCGGCAAGATCGAGATCTTCTCCGAAACCATCGACAGCTTCGGTTACGCCGATTGCCCGGGCCATCCGGTGTGGCTGGAACCCGACGAGTGGTTGGGCGGTCCGGCCGCCGCCGAGTTTCCCCTCCAGTTGATCGCCAACCAGCCACGCTCCAAGCTGCACAGCCAACTCGACGTCGGCGCCTACAGTCAATCCACCAAAGTTGCTGGGCGCGAACCGGTTCGACTACATCCCGACGACGCCGCCGCGCGCGGTCTGCGTGATGGCGACGTGGTCCGCGTCTTCAGCAAACAAGGTAGCTGCCTGGCCGGCCTGATCATCGACGACGCCGTCCGCCAAGGAGTAGCGCAACTGTCCACCGGCGCCTGGTACGACCCAGACCCCACCGACCCCGCCTTCTGCCGCCACGGCAACCCGAACGTCCTCACCCCCGACCGCCCCTCGTCAACCCTCAGCCAAGGCAGCACCGGCCAACTATGCCTCGTCGACATCGAGCGATACGAACCCGACCTCCCAGACCTGACCGTCAATCGTCCGCCCGCAATCATGATCAACGGGACATGA